One window of the Chitinophaga niabensis genome contains the following:
- a CDS encoding ABC-F family ATP-binding cassette domain-containing protein: MRYFLPSGKVLFRDVHFSIYKGERIGLVGDNGIGKSTLLQIIAGRIPVQEGVLVPSVKPYYIPQHFGQYDHLSIADVLNISERWQALQAILQGSSEIAHFEALADDWTLEERCRLALDQWGLPHVSLETPFTQLSGGEKTKLFLAGITIHQPELVLLDEPTNHLDTQGRQQLYDWLQATDAGVLIVSHDRSLLTLCNPIWELSATGIHVYGGDFAFYEERKAEEEAAILQKLDHTERSLREAGRKQREAMERKQKEDAQGARKRKNGGMAKIMQNVNRNWAEGATTRLKDVHEEKVARLRTELDQLREQEPWHGEMQTNFQDARLHTGKILVKATGLNHAYGAQALWPENLEFEIRSGDRISITGANGSGKSTLVQLMMGILEPATGELYRAPFSSLLLDQEYSLIDRKQTVIGQIASFNEQKLQDHELKLRLNRFLFDPESWDKSCAVLSGGEMMRLSLCCMMVKDNAPDMIVLDEPTNNLDLRNIKILTRTMADYAGTLIVISHDRTFLEEVGIEGEIGLGE, from the coding sequence ATGAGGTATTTCCTGCCCTCAGGGAAGGTATTGTTCCGTGATGTACACTTTTCCATTTATAAAGGTGAAAGAATTGGTCTTGTTGGCGATAACGGTATCGGCAAATCCACCCTGCTGCAGATCATTGCGGGGCGTATTCCTGTGCAGGAAGGTGTGCTTGTTCCTTCCGTAAAACCTTATTACATACCACAACATTTTGGCCAGTATGATCATCTTTCTATTGCTGATGTACTGAACATCAGTGAACGCTGGCAGGCATTACAGGCCATACTGCAAGGGAGTTCCGAGATCGCGCACTTTGAAGCCCTGGCAGATGACTGGACGCTGGAAGAACGCTGCCGGCTGGCGCTGGACCAGTGGGGTCTTCCGCATGTCAGCCTGGAAACACCTTTCACACAACTGAGTGGTGGCGAGAAAACAAAACTTTTCCTCGCAGGGATTACCATCCACCAGCCGGAGCTGGTATTGCTGGATGAGCCCACCAATCACCTGGATACACAAGGCAGACAGCAGTTGTACGACTGGCTGCAAGCCACGGATGCCGGTGTATTGATCGTGAGCCACGACAGAAGCCTGCTCACACTTTGTAATCCCATATGGGAACTCTCTGCAACCGGCATACATGTATACGGTGGTGATTTTGCCTTTTATGAAGAAAGAAAGGCGGAAGAAGAAGCTGCGATACTGCAAAAGCTTGATCATACAGAACGCAGCCTCCGCGAAGCAGGAAGGAAACAGCGGGAAGCGATGGAACGTAAACAGAAAGAAGATGCACAGGGCGCGCGGAAAAGAAAGAACGGCGGTATGGCGAAGATCATGCAGAATGTTAACCGTAACTGGGCAGAAGGTGCCACTACACGGCTAAAAGATGTGCATGAAGAAAAGGTAGCCCGCCTGCGTACAGAACTGGATCAGTTACGGGAACAGGAACCATGGCATGGAGAGATGCAAACCAACTTCCAGGATGCGCGGCTGCATACAGGTAAAATATTGGTGAAAGCTACCGGCTTAAATCATGCTTATGGCGCTCAGGCTTTATGGCCTGAAAACCTGGAGTTCGAGATCCGCAGCGGAGACCGTATATCCATTACCGGTGCCAATGGCAGCGGTAAATCCACACTGGTACAACTGATGATGGGAATACTGGAACCGGCCACAGGTGAGTTATACCGCGCACCTTTCAGTTCACTGCTGCTGGACCAGGAATATTCATTGATAGACAGAAAGCAAACAGTGATCGGGCAGATCGCTTCTTTTAATGAGCAAAAGTTGCAGGACCATGAATTAAAGCTGCGGCTGAACCGTTTCCTCTTTGATCCGGAAAGCTGGGATAAATCCTGCGCTGTGCTGAGTGGTGGTGAAATGATGCGGCTTTCTCTTTGCTGTATGATGGTAAAGGACAATGCACCGGATATGATCGTACTGGACGAACCTACCAATAATCTTGATCTCCGGAATATAAAGATACTCACACGTACAATGGCAGATTATGCAGGAACACTGATCGTTATCTCGCATGACCGGACGTTCCTGGAAGAAGTGGGGATTGAAGGGGAGATTGGTCTTGGGGAATAA
- a CDS encoding GNAT family N-acetyltransferase: MDQHILEKWLKGWSLSRGLPLPVKYGSGFRVDVGWPQQKARYVFPDFSHEITDLANSIVEPWIFLKVCASPEVFKSILPSHWVIQPPGFMMNCSRPMLSKKIDLANGYILEVKEEMPVSIAKVLTNSGDIAAIGRLIFVDDFVIYDRIETNELHRRRGLATIILKTLENIAISKGSTNGVLVATEAGKALYETLGWTLSSLYTSVVIPQDQSPLQSPLLPGTSGHAR; encoded by the coding sequence ATGGATCAGCATATTCTTGAAAAATGGCTTAAAGGCTGGTCGCTGTCACGTGGGCTGCCATTGCCCGTTAAGTACGGCAGCGGGTTCAGGGTGGATGTGGGATGGCCTCAGCAAAAAGCCCGTTATGTTTTCCCGGATTTCAGCCATGAAATTACAGATCTGGCGAATAGTATTGTGGAGCCATGGATCTTTCTTAAAGTATGTGCAAGCCCGGAAGTCTTCAAAAGTATTTTGCCTTCCCATTGGGTGATACAGCCACCTGGTTTTATGATGAATTGTTCCAGGCCTATGTTGTCAAAGAAGATTGATCTGGCAAATGGCTACATACTGGAAGTGAAAGAAGAGATGCCTGTTTCCATAGCAAAAGTGCTTACAAATAGCGGGGATATAGCCGCTATCGGGCGCCTGATCTTTGTGGATGACTTTGTTATCTATGACCGGATAGAAACAAATGAGCTGCATCGCCGAAGGGGACTGGCAACAATTATCCTGAAGACACTTGAAAATATTGCCATTTCCAAAGGCAGCACAAATGGTGTACTGGTAGCAACAGAAGCAGGCAAAGCATTGTACGAAACGCTTGGCTGGACCTTGTCTTCTTTATATACCTCGGTGGTTATTCCCCAAGACCAATCTCCCCTTCAATCCCCACTTCTTCCAGGAACGTCCGGTCATGCGAGATAA
- a CDS encoding Fic family protein produces the protein MDNILEDIYRLSGILSKLLPIEKEFQDRLDKKIRLEFNYNSNHMEGNTLTYGETELLLIFDKTTGKHDLREYEEMKAHDAAFELMKDWARDYERPLSEAALRYLHKILLVRPYWKEALTPDGQPTRREIEVGNYKTQPNSVRLQNGEIFHYASPEETPMLMGDLISWYQEEESKKELHPIELAALLHYRFVRIHPFDDGNGRISRLLMNYVLFKHNLPPVVIKSADKKNYLFALNQADAGDIGAFINYIKQQMVWSLELYIKAAKGESLDEDGDLQKEIAIWKKEAASKKVNGLHRNDGLVYEIYHNGAIAEMFAEFEQQHRQFYDMFYSNKFYAYKDNTARLTLEELTEEINRIGQRVAVKKNEVNEFNPEEDNFNSIWVGVYLSEYKYNDKKTFGVTSQLQVNLEPYNYIVSHGSRVFFKKDYNQYLTSEERKFIVTESIKDVFKQIKTDSRK, from the coding sequence ATGGATAACATACTTGAAGATATATATAGGCTGTCAGGGATTCTTTCAAAGCTTTTGCCTATAGAAAAAGAGTTTCAGGATCGCCTTGATAAAAAGATCAGGCTTGAGTTTAACTATAATTCAAATCATATGGAAGGGAATACCTTAACATATGGAGAAACAGAATTGTTGTTAATTTTTGATAAAACAACGGGTAAACACGATCTGAGGGAATATGAAGAAATGAAAGCCCATGATGCTGCATTCGAATTAATGAAAGACTGGGCAAGGGACTATGAAAGACCTCTTTCGGAAGCAGCTTTAAGGTACCTTCACAAAATATTACTTGTACGCCCATATTGGAAAGAAGCATTGACACCAGATGGACAACCTACCCGAAGGGAAATAGAGGTGGGGAACTATAAAACGCAGCCTAATTCAGTTCGGCTGCAGAATGGAGAAATATTTCATTACGCTTCACCAGAAGAAACACCTATGCTGATGGGAGATTTAATTAGCTGGTATCAGGAGGAAGAAAGTAAAAAGGAATTGCATCCCATAGAACTGGCAGCTCTCTTGCATTACAGGTTTGTTCGTATTCACCCGTTTGATGACGGGAATGGCCGGATATCAAGATTATTGATGAACTATGTTTTGTTTAAGCATAATCTGCCACCTGTTGTTATTAAATCTGCTGATAAAAAGAATTACCTATTTGCACTTAATCAGGCGGATGCCGGAGATATAGGGGCTTTTATTAATTATATCAAGCAACAGATGGTTTGGAGTCTTGAGTTGTATATTAAAGCAGCAAAAGGAGAGTCGCTTGATGAAGATGGGGATTTGCAAAAGGAAATAGCGATATGGAAAAAGGAGGCAGCATCTAAGAAAGTTAATGGACTGCACCGGAATGATGGGTTGGTGTATGAAATTTATCATAATGGAGCTATAGCAGAAATGTTCGCAGAATTTGAACAGCAGCATAGGCAGTTTTATGATATGTTTTATTCCAATAAGTTCTATGCATACAAAGACAATACTGCCAGACTGACATTGGAAGAGCTAACGGAAGAGATTAATAGAATAGGACAAAGGGTTGCGGTTAAAAAGAATGAAGTAAATGAATTTAACCCGGAAGAAGATAACTTTAATAGTATTTGGGTGGGGGTATATTTATCAGAATATAAATATAACGACAAAAAAACTTTTGGAGTTACATCGCAACTCCAGGTAAACCTCGAACCATATAATTATATTGTATCTCATGGAAGTCGGGTGTTTTTTAAGAAAGACTATAACCAATATTTAACCAGCGAAGAAAGAAAATTTATAGTCACTGAAAGTATCAAAGATGTATTTAAACAGATAAAGACTGATTCACGAAAATAG
- the bshB1 gene encoding bacillithiol biosynthesis deacetylase BshB1, with amino-acid sequence MKLDILAIAAHPDDVELSCAGTLMVHAQQGMKVGIVDLTQGELGTRGTPEGRLTEAQDACKLMGLDVRENLGLADGFFQNSKEDQLKVIRAIRKFKPDIVLANAMDDRHPDHGRAGRLIADSCFLAGLRKIETEENGVPQEAWRPKQVFHFLQDRYHQPDFVIDITSVIEKKIEAIKCFKTQFLAAKDHEPQTYISSPEFFESVLYRAKMLGKMVGVPYAEGYTSAKMLGVRSMKDFINENT; translated from the coding sequence ATGAAACTGGATATACTCGCTATTGCGGCCCACCCGGATGATGTTGAACTGTCCTGCGCCGGTACCCTGATGGTACATGCACAGCAGGGAATGAAAGTAGGGATCGTAGATCTTACACAGGGAGAACTGGGCACCCGGGGCACTCCGGAAGGCCGTTTAACAGAAGCACAGGATGCCTGTAAATTAATGGGCCTCGATGTGCGGGAGAACCTGGGCCTCGCAGATGGGTTCTTCCAGAATTCAAAAGAAGACCAGTTAAAAGTGATCCGCGCCATCCGCAAATTCAAACCGGATATTGTACTGGCCAACGCCATGGACGACCGCCATCCCGATCATGGCCGTGCCGGCCGCCTCATAGCAGATAGTTGCTTCCTTGCCGGCTTACGCAAGATCGAAACGGAAGAAAATGGTGTACCCCAGGAAGCATGGCGCCCCAAACAGGTGTTCCATTTCCTGCAGGACCGTTACCATCAGCCGGATTTTGTAATAGACATTACCTCGGTGATCGAGAAAAAGATAGAAGCGATCAAATGCTTTAAAACGCAATTCCTGGCCGCTAAAGACCATGAACCACAAACGTACATCTCTTCCCCTGAATTCTTTGAAAGTGTGTTGTATAGGGCTAAAATGCTCGGTAAAATGGTGGGTGTGCCTTATGCAGAAGGGTATACTTCTGCAAAGATGCTGGGAGTGAGGAGTATGAAAGACTTTATTAATGAGAATACCTGA
- a CDS encoding tetratricopeptide repeat-containing sensor histidine kinase: protein MNNKVNHVRQLKMRLHDVHVCFLVLYLLVAACKQPPSQSQTRPYLADSIMGMADKYLNSAQLNHALHYVDSAYKEFKDAGKIDLWKKYYFLADFYLYHQFDTLKASLYTDSMLLMVEDNEELYKVEYANTLFAFGKLLVAERKYAEAFYYYYNGQVFARKNLDSCRLAPFNSQLGMVRYKQGKYLEAVPFLIDALAEVRQCGENGSFNDRFVQPQSMMNTIALCYQKANLPDSAIFYYRQALSFVNEQDRLYKEDTAYASTARGVIYGNMGGTYANMNKYDEAVRYLNESIRINNRPGYAIGDAQTAVIKLADLNMRFNRLPEVKQLLDQLETYLVQYQAKSPDYDDTRLKWYRLKWRYYDTTHDTQLAYDYARRYYDLKDSIAAASQGLSNVDMDESFRNAAELLKLELLKKDSQLKSFSIIALVVGFLMAISFLFILWRHLSRIRESNKEIRMQNEHLQMALNALEQSQADNTKMMKVVAHDLRSPVGAITSIAAMLLEFSKLNEEDRMMVELIKTSGQNSLDMVADLLQINSQVEKIEKEPVDLQQLLHYCVDLLQHKAAVKKQHIHLQAMPATLLLSREKMWRVISNLIANAIKFSPVGKDITIRLEMEPEEAIITVEDNGIGIPDNLKDKIFDMFSEAKRKGTAGEQPFGLGLAISKQIVEAHGGNIWFESREEGGTAFYVKLPA, encoded by the coding sequence ATGAACAATAAGGTTAACCATGTACGGCAGTTGAAAATGCGCTTGCATGATGTGCATGTATGTTTCCTTGTGCTATACCTGTTGGTCGCAGCCTGTAAACAGCCGCCCAGCCAAAGCCAGACGCGTCCTTACCTGGCAGACAGCATTATGGGCATGGCAGATAAATACCTGAATAGTGCGCAGCTGAACCATGCCTTACATTATGTGGACAGCGCTTATAAAGAATTTAAAGATGCCGGTAAAATAGATCTCTGGAAAAAATACTATTTCCTGGCTGATTTTTATCTGTACCATCAGTTTGATACGTTGAAGGCCAGCCTTTATACAGACAGTATGCTGTTGATGGTAGAGGACAATGAAGAACTGTATAAAGTAGAATATGCCAATACCCTGTTTGCATTCGGTAAGCTGCTGGTAGCCGAAAGGAAATATGCCGAAGCTTTTTATTATTACTATAATGGCCAGGTGTTTGCGCGTAAGAACCTGGATAGTTGCCGGCTTGCGCCGTTTAATTCCCAATTGGGCATGGTGCGGTATAAACAGGGCAAGTACCTGGAAGCTGTTCCTTTTTTAATAGATGCGCTGGCGGAGGTGCGTCAGTGTGGAGAGAATGGCAGCTTCAATGATCGTTTCGTTCAACCGCAATCGATGATGAATACGATCGCTTTATGTTACCAGAAAGCCAACCTGCCTGATAGCGCTATATTTTATTACAGGCAGGCATTGAGCTTTGTCAATGAACAGGATCGTTTATATAAGGAAGATACAGCATATGCCAGCACAGCGCGGGGAGTAATATATGGCAATATGGGCGGCACCTATGCCAATATGAATAAGTATGATGAGGCTGTTCGTTATCTGAATGAAAGCATCCGCATCAATAACCGTCCGGGATATGCAATAGGGGATGCACAGACGGCCGTGATCAAATTGGCTGATCTGAATATGCGGTTTAACCGTTTGCCTGAAGTAAAACAATTACTGGACCAGCTGGAAACTTACCTCGTACAGTACCAGGCGAAAAGTCCTGATTATGATGATACCCGTTTAAAGTGGTACCGCCTTAAATGGCGATATTATGATACCACCCATGATACCCAACTGGCCTATGATTATGCCCGGCGTTATTATGATCTGAAGGATTCCATTGCCGCGGCAAGCCAGGGTTTATCCAATGTGGATATGGATGAAAGTTTCAGGAATGCTGCAGAGCTGCTGAAGCTGGAATTGCTCAAAAAAGACAGTCAGCTAAAATCATTTTCCATCATAGCATTGGTGGTGGGATTTTTAATGGCCATCAGTTTCCTGTTTATACTATGGCGCCACTTAAGCCGTATCCGTGAAAGCAACAAGGAGATCCGTATGCAGAATGAACATCTGCAAATGGCATTAAACGCTTTGGAACAAAGCCAGGCGGATAATACGAAAATGATGAAAGTGGTAGCACATGATCTGCGATCCCCCGTTGGCGCCATCACCTCCATTGCCGCCATGCTGCTGGAGTTCAGCAAGCTCAATGAAGAAGACCGGATGATGGTGGAGCTGATCAAAACTTCCGGGCAGAATTCGCTGGACATGGTGGCGGACCTGCTGCAGATCAACTCACAGGTGGAAAAGATCGAGAAAGAGCCGGTGGACCTGCAGCAATTGCTGCATTATTGTGTGGACCTGTTACAGCATAAAGCAGCGGTTAAAAAACAACATATCCATCTGCAGGCAATGCCCGCTACGCTGTTGCTGAGCAGGGAAAAAATGTGGCGGGTGATCAGTAACCTCATTGCCAATGCTATTAAGTTCAGCCCTGTAGGAAAGGATATTACCATCCGGCTGGAAATGGAGCCGGAGGAAGCCATAATAACCGTTGAAGACAATGGCATAGGCATACCCGATAACCTGAAGGATAAGATCTTCGATATGTTCTCCGAAGCAAAAAGGAAAGGTACTGCCGGCGAGCAGCCTTTTGGCCTGGGGCTCGCTATATCAAAACAGATCGTGGAGGCACATGGGGGCAATATCTGGTTTGAAAGCAGGGAAGAGGGCGGCACTGCATTTTATGTGAAATTACCGGCTTGA
- a CDS encoding DUF4294 domain-containing protein, which translates to MHRILIIAGMCLLCLAGTASAQQRTATDTVAVRAIVVGNDTIPSITLQIVEVVDRLPRRLRRERERWTRLRNAVYVTYPYAITAGRVLKDVNQELNKFTSKKQRKAFLASKEQLLKKEFGDKLENLSVYQGKVLMKLIHRETGENCYEIVKELKGGFNARMYQTVAFFFGGNLKSEFNAQDDKDIEMIVQEIQLYNRFN; encoded by the coding sequence TTGCATCGTATTCTGATCATCGCTGGTATGTGCCTTCTTTGCCTGGCAGGCACAGCCTCCGCTCAACAGCGGACGGCAACGGATACCGTGGCGGTACGTGCAATCGTAGTCGGAAATGATACCATCCCCTCTATTACCCTCCAGATCGTTGAAGTAGTGGACCGGCTACCGAGACGCCTCCGCAGAGAAAGGGAACGCTGGACGCGCCTCCGTAACGCCGTGTATGTTACGTATCCTTATGCCATCACGGCCGGCAGGGTACTGAAAGATGTGAACCAGGAACTGAATAAGTTCACCAGCAAAAAACAACGCAAAGCCTTCCTCGCTTCCAAAGAACAACTGCTGAAAAAAGAATTCGGTGATAAACTGGAAAACCTCTCTGTATACCAGGGCAAAGTATTGATGAAACTGATCCACCGCGAAACAGGGGAGAACTGTTATGAGATCGTAAAAGAATTGAAAGGTGGATTTAATGCAAGAATGTATCAGACCGTAGCTTTCTTCTTTGGCGGAAACCTGAAGAGCGAATTCAATGCACAGGATGATAAAGACATTGAAATGATCGTACAGGAGATACAATTGTACAACCGCTTTAATTAA
- a CDS encoding alpha/beta hydrolase, which produces MRRTIRIVLITTALLVIVYFLGPKPAPPVITGGRLPAVPATPVALEQYVAKKEAQFRLKPDNEARILWQDSLHRKTPYSVIYLHGFSASEKEGDPVHVNFARRFGYNLYLSRLDEHGMDTPEALAGMTGEGLWRDAKEALAIGKMLGDKVIVIGTSTGGTLALLLASEYPEDVTAVINMSPNIAINESMVWMLDKPWGLEIARLVKGGDYVENKPDNADRAKYWYSKYRLEAVVQLQNLVDNTMKPEVFARIHQPVLDLYYYKSEKEQDPTVKVSAILEMHKELGTPDSLKRAVAIPNAGAHVIGSSIVSKDVPAVESAITQWWLQILKNHN; this is translated from the coding sequence ATGCGCCGCACTATCCGGATCGTCCTGATCACGACCGCCCTATTGGTGATCGTGTACTTCCTGGGCCCTAAACCCGCTCCTCCGGTGATCACCGGAGGCCGTTTACCAGCCGTACCTGCTACACCTGTAGCACTTGAACAATATGTTGCCAAAAAAGAAGCCCAATTCCGCCTTAAACCGGATAATGAGGCCAGGATCCTCTGGCAGGATTCCCTGCACCGTAAAACCCCTTACAGCGTGATCTACCTGCATGGTTTTTCCGCCAGCGAGAAGGAGGGAGATCCCGTACATGTGAACTTTGCCCGCCGCTTTGGATACAATCTTTACCTGTCAAGACTCGATGAACACGGCATGGACACCCCGGAGGCCCTGGCAGGTATGACCGGGGAGGGCTTATGGCGGGATGCCAAAGAAGCGCTGGCCATTGGTAAAATGCTGGGAGACAAGGTGATAGTGATCGGCACTTCCACCGGAGGTACGCTGGCCCTGCTGCTGGCCTCTGAATACCCGGAGGATGTAACAGCCGTGATCAATATGTCCCCCAACATTGCCATTAACGAATCCATGGTGTGGATGCTGGATAAACCCTGGGGCCTGGAAATAGCCCGCCTGGTAAAAGGAGGGGACTATGTGGAAAATAAACCGGATAATGCAGACCGTGCAAAATATTGGTACTCAAAATACCGTTTGGAAGCAGTGGTGCAATTACAGAACCTGGTGGACAATACCATGAAACCGGAAGTATTTGCCCGCATCCATCAGCCGGTGCTGGACCTTTACTACTATAAGAGCGAAAAGGAGCAGGACCCAACGGTAAAAGTGAGTGCCATCCTCGAAATGCATAAAGAACTGGGAACGCCGGACAGCCTGAAGCGCGCAGTGGCCATTCCCAATGCCGGAGCTCACGTAATTGGCTCCAGTATTGTATCTAAGGATGTGCCTGCCGTGGAAAGCGCTATCACGCAGTGGTGGCTGCAGATACTAAAGAATCACAACTAA
- the ccsA gene encoding cytochrome c biogenesis protein CcsA, which yields MENIKYIGEHLLPGQLGHFFSIVAFVASFVALVSFFNSTRATDELKKTSWLKLGRWAFFVQTASIIAVFSILYYIIANHLFEYKYAWQHSSRDLEVKYLFSCFWEGQEGSFLLWSVWQSLLGCVLIFTSKKWEAPVMTVMALSQLLMGSMILGIYIPGIEYRLGSNPFILMRQDAPDSPVFQNPNYLQFKQFVEGNGLNELLKNYWMVIHPPVLFLGFASVIIPFAYGVAGLWTRQYAEWVKPALPWTLFSAMMLGTGIMMGAAWAYESLTFGGYWAWDPVENASLVPWLTMIAGIHTMLAFRSSGHALRSSFFFVIISYTLILYSSFLTKSGVLGQTSVHSFTDLGLTAQLLVSMAVFAIPSLFLLIWRNKEIPSMKKEESTYSREFWLFVGALILMVAAIQITFTTSIPVWNKVLDGLGLKKLFNLEDFAPPTDVVFHYNQIQIWLATVIGLLTAIIQFLKYKDTPKNTVMKKLAWPTLVAVLATVMIGWFGKIDYVNYGAGFLVAIYLMLFASIYAIVANLFYIFGVLKGKAKAAGASVAHIGFGLSLLGILISSSKKQVLSIDSMGMLAGYFTKESGQDSKENIMLPKGLPVQMGPYFVTYKGDSVGTADKAKTFFIIDYEKKDKLEDVAKERFTLYPDAYLSIRGQEGITPNPDSKHYLTRDIFTYITAVPRKDVVTDTLPYTKHTIAQGDTIFFSKGFMVLSSLKTAPVQKNYHAEPGDIAVGAQLDVHTRSNGDFAMQPVYFIRDSSFQGNIPDTIAPLSLAVRFTKILPNENKVELELKESRDPMDYVVMKALIFPYINVLWIGILVMIVGFLMSIRQRLRK from the coding sequence TTGGAAAATATAAAATATATAGGGGAGCATCTGCTACCCGGCCAGTTAGGCCATTTCTTCAGCATAGTAGCATTTGTAGCGTCTTTCGTTGCTTTGGTGTCGTTCTTCAACAGTACAAGGGCTACGGATGAATTGAAAAAGACCTCCTGGCTCAAACTCGGCCGCTGGGCCTTTTTTGTGCAAACGGCTTCCATCATTGCTGTATTCAGCATCCTTTACTATATCATTGCCAATCACCTTTTTGAATACAAATATGCCTGGCAACACTCTTCCCGCGACCTGGAGGTGAAATACCTGTTTAGTTGCTTCTGGGAAGGGCAGGAGGGCAGTTTCCTGCTCTGGAGCGTATGGCAAAGCCTCCTGGGCTGTGTGCTGATCTTCACCAGCAAAAAGTGGGAGGCCCCGGTAATGACCGTGATGGCCCTTTCCCAATTGCTGATGGGCAGTATGATCCTGGGGATATATATTCCCGGTATTGAATACCGTTTAGGCAGCAATCCTTTCATCCTCATGCGCCAGGATGCACCGGATTCTCCCGTTTTCCAGAATCCTAACTACCTGCAGTTCAAGCAGTTTGTGGAAGGTAACGGATTGAATGAACTGCTGAAGAACTACTGGATGGTGATCCACCCGCCGGTATTGTTCCTGGGTTTTGCTTCCGTGATCATTCCTTTTGCATACGGCGTGGCAGGTTTATGGACCCGCCAGTACGCAGAATGGGTCAAACCTGCTTTACCCTGGACCCTGTTTTCTGCTATGATGCTGGGTACCGGTATCATGATGGGAGCAGCCTGGGCTTATGAATCCCTCACGTTTGGTGGTTACTGGGCATGGGATCCCGTGGAGAATGCCTCCCTGGTACCCTGGCTCACGATGATCGCAGGTATTCATACGATGCTGGCCTTCCGCAGTTCCGGCCATGCCCTGCGTTCCTCTTTCTTCTTTGTGATCATTTCTTACACCCTCATTTTATATTCTTCTTTCCTCACCAAAAGCGGTGTACTGGGGCAAACTTCCGTACACTCCTTTACAGACCTGGGGCTGACTGCACAGCTGCTGGTATCCATGGCTGTATTCGCTATCCCTTCGCTCTTCCTGCTGATCTGGCGGAACAAAGAGATCCCGTCTATGAAGAAGGAAGAAAGCACCTATTCCCGTGAGTTCTGGTTATTTGTAGGCGCCCTCATCCTGATGGTGGCAGCCATACAGATCACCTTCACCACCTCCATCCCTGTGTGGAACAAGGTGCTGGACGGATTAGGACTGAAAAAGCTCTTCAACCTGGAAGACTTTGCACCACCCACCGATGTGGTGTTTCACTATAACCAGATCCAGATCTGGCTGGCTACGGTGATCGGTCTCCTAACTGCTATCATACAATTCCTGAAGTATAAGGACACACCGAAGAACACCGTGATGAAGAAACTGGCCTGGCCTACACTGGTAGCAGTGTTAGCCACCGTGATGATCGGCTGGTTCGGCAAGATCGATTACGTGAATTACGGGGCAGGTTTCCTGGTAGCTATTTACCTGATGCTGTTTGCCAGCATCTATGCTATTGTGGCCAACCTTTTCTATATCTTCGGTGTACTGAAAGGAAAAGCCAAAGCCGCAGGCGCTTCTGTAGCACATATTGGTTTTGGCCTGTCACTGCTGGGCATCCTTATTTCTTCTTCCAAAAAACAGGTGCTGTCGATAGACAGTATGGGCATGCTCGCCGGTTATTTCACGAAAGAAAGCGGCCAGGATTCCAAAGAGAACATCATGCTGCCCAAGGGTTTACCCGTACAGATGGGGCCTTATTTTGTGACTTACAAGGGAGATTCCGTAGGCACGGCAGATAAAGCCAAAACCTTCTTCATCATTGATTATGAAAAGAAGGATAAACTGGAAGATGTGGCCAAAGAGCGCTTCACGCTCTACCCGGATGCCTATCTTTCCATAAGGGGCCAGGAAGGGATCACACCTAACCCGGATTCCAAACATTACCTTACCAGGGACATCTTTACCTACATCACTGCGGTACCCCGCAAAGATGTGGTAACGGACACCCTGCCTTATACAAAGCATACCATCGCTCAGGGCGATACCATTTTCTTCTCCAAAGGTTTTATGGTGCTCAGCTCACTTAAAACGGCGCCGGTACAAAAGAATTATCATGCGGAACCGGGAGATATAGCAGTAGGGGCACAGCTGGACGTACATACCCGCAGCAACGGGGATTTTGCCATGCAGCCCGTGTATTTTATCCGGGACAGCAGTTTCCAGGGTAATATTCCGGACACCATTGCTCCCCTGTCTCTCGCAGTGCGGTTCACCAAGATATTACCGAATGAAAATAAGGTGGAACTGGAGTTGAAGGAAAGCCGTGATCCCATGGATTACGTAGTGATGAAAGCCCTTATCTTCCCATATATCAATGTATTATGGATTGGTATTTTGGTGATGATCGTTGGATTTTTAATGAGTATACGGCAACGGCTCAGGAAATAA